From the genome of Desulfatiglans sp.:
ACTTTCGATAAGCATGAATCATATCCTCCTTCCCATAGGTTAGTCACCAACAGGAAGTACTTGATTTGATTCATGCTTTCAAGTTTTTTATTAACCTGGCACCCACAAATTCTTGTGAGGAGCCAAAAAAACTTTCTATCCCGATTGGGGAGGCTTTAATAGGGGTAATCGGAAAAAAATATCTCTTTTCAATAAATGGTGAAAAAAGGGCTACGCCCAGGCCGCCGTTAGTAAAGGCATCAAGTATACCGTGAAGGGTGGTCACAAAAGAAAAATCTACGGCATATAAAAATCCCTGTTTACATGTTCT
Proteins encoded in this window:
- a CDS encoding metal-dependent hydrolase; its protein translation is MVLSVLCATIPDADVICFRLGIPYAHFLGHRGFFHSIFFSCLLGSVTGFMLAWAGRRTCKQGFLYAVDFSFVTTLHGILDAFTNGGLGVALFSPFIEKRYFFPITPIKASPIGIESFFGSSQEFVGARLIKNLKA